Genomic DNA from Hymenobacter sp. BRD128:
GCAGCTGTTCCACCTGGCGCTGTTTGCCCTGCTGCTGAAAAAGCCGATGGCGGGCGGCGGGAGCGCCGTGGGCCTTTCCAAGCCGGAAGAGGCACTTATCAGCCGGATGCTGATTGCCTACTACGCCTACCTCAACAAGCTGCCGGAGCTAGGCCAGGCCGATGAAGTATTTCCGGGAATGCAGTCGTTTTACGACTACGCCAAAGCCCGGGACCAACACCTGAGCAGCGCGGAGTACGATAAATCCGATGAGCGCCTGGTGCAGGAGCGGGCTCAGTACGTCAAGGACGGGCGCTTGCTGGACATGCACCAGTTTTTTACGATTATTGAGCAGTTCGTGGCCGGCGGTCGGTACGCGACGGTATTTAACGCCCGGCAAGACAAGGACTTGAGCGAGCATCAGCTTATTTGCTTTGACCTCAAGCAGGTGAAGGAGGATGCTACGCTCTACCCCGTCGTCGGCCTGCTCATTACCCAGCTCAGCGTTGACTTGTTTGCCAAGTTTCCCGACGCGGTGAAATTCATCGCCCTCGACGAAGCCTGGTCCTTGCTGGCCGGCTTGCAGGAGTTCATCGAGTCGATGTACCGGACAATCCGCAAGCTCAACGGCTCGGTTACCATCATCACCCAGGGCAGCGCCGACGTGGTCGATTCGCCCATCGCCACGGCCATTATGGCCAACACCAATAACATTATCATCCTGCGCCACAAGCCGGGCCGCGAGTTGGAGCGCTTGCAGGAAGACATGGGCTTTTCGGCCCACGAAATGGATTTGCTGCGCTCGATGCGCGACCTGCCGGAAGGCCGCGAGCTGTTCATCAAGCAGGAAACGCGGGGAAAAGTATTCAGCCTCTCCGCCGCCATGCAGCTCGACCCCATCCTGACCTCGACGGCCTGGCAGCGCAATTACCTTAACCGCCTTATTGCCGAGGCCAACCTGCAACAGCGCATCATCGCCCGCGACGAAGCCGGCCGGCTCGTGCTCGATGCGGAAGGCAAAGTAACCTACCACACGGTTATCGTGCCCCGCCTGGGCCTGGCCGTGGACCGGTACGTGGAGGCCAAGCGCACGAAAACGGGCCCCTTCGCGCTATGAACACGCTGCTGCTTGATTCGGGGTCGGGGCTGTTGACCTCCACCGCCTTCCAGACCGCGCTGCACAACTCGACGGTGCAGATGGTGACTATCTGCCAGAACTACATTACGCCCATTGCCCTGGTCATTGCTATGCTCACCAGCATCGGCCGGGGCTACCTGACCGGCGCCTCGCTCCGGATGGACCTGTCGCCCATTATTCGCGGGGTCGCCATCTGGGTAGCCCTGGCCTATTACATGGAATGGGTGCAGCTGCCCTACCAGGGCGTCGAGGGCATTATCTCGGCCATGCACACGGCCAGCGGCGGCGCTACCGGCGTTGGTTCCGCGCTCTACCAAACCCTGCACACCAGCGGCTGGCAGAGCGCCACCCCGGCCCCGGGCCAGGTCGGCACGGCCAATCAGATGATTGACAACAATCCCAGCTTTTTCTCGCAAGCCTGGGATATGATTCAGAATTTCAACATCATGTCGCTCATCACCCGCTTCGTGACCAATGCCACGATTGAGCTGGTGCGCCTGGTGTTTCTGTTCGTGCGGCAATTCGTGCTGGGCTTCATTATTATGGCCGGCCCTTTCGCGATGAGCCTGGGCATCATCCCGGCCTTCTCGCAGCTCTTCAAGCACTGGCTCCAAAACTACTTCTCGGTGCTGCTGTGGGGGGTCACGTTTTCGATGCTCGACATGCTCTATTCCTACTGGAGCCAGAGCCAGAACCTGGGCAGCGGCGGCTCGGTGGGCGCCGCGGTTACCGAAGCCATCGGCGTGCAGCAGCTCGTTTACACCGTGAGCTTTCTGGTGTTGTACTGCATGGTGCCCTACCTGACCAGCCTGGTTATCGGCGGCTCGGCTACCCAGGGCTTCTTCGGGGCATTTGCCGGGGTGGCCACCGGCGCGGCCACGGCCGCTGCCGGGGTGGCTACCGGCCAGCCCGGCGGCTTTGCCCAGGCGGTCGGCCGGGCCGTGAACAGCTCGGCCAGCGGCAGTACGGGTGGCGGCAGCGGCGCGGCCGCGCCGGCCGCCGCTGCCGCCGCTGCCGCCCCGCCGGCTGCCAGCTCGGGCAGCGATGCCGCCGGCCTCCCCGCCCTCGCGGCTCCGGTCCCCTCGGCGGCGCTTTCCGTCAATTAGCCGCCTTCCCTACCCCGGTCCGGGCGCCCCTTTTTCCCCCACGGCCTGGAGCAGCTGCGGGGGCGGTGGGGAGAAAGTAAGCCCCGCTGGCCGCCCATTCACCCTTTTTTTCTTGTCAGTACCTAACCCGGCTTCGCGCCACCCTTTTTATGAGTGAAGTAAAAAATTTAGCTAAATCCTTTACCTCCATGCAGTTTCTGACCGTGCTCAGCGCGGTTACCATGCTGGTTATCGCCACTTTGGCCGGCTTCATGACCGCTCACGCCTACGAGGTCAGCGGCCGCCGCGTCTACGTCGTAGGCCCCGGCGGCACGTTTTCGGCCCTGCTCGCGGCCCCGGAAGCCCACACCGAATTCGAGGTGCGCAACCTGGTGCGGCAGTTCATGCAAACCATGTATGCCCACGACCAGTACACCTTCAAGCAGCACCTCGACGCGGCCCTGCCCCTGATTGATGATACGGACGGGCGCCGCATCTACGCCGGGTTTAAAAAGGGCCAGGTTTTCGAGAATTACGTGCACTACGGCGCCCGGCAGGTCCTCGACGTGGATAGCATCGTGCTGCAACTTAAGAAGCGGCCGTTCATGGCCACGGCCTACTGCCGGCAGCGCATTTTTATGGGGGACCAGCAGAGTGCCCCGACCGGCCTGGCCGCGCACTTCAACCTGATTGAGGTAGACCGCAGCGAGAAGAATCCCTACGGCTTGCAGCTCACCAACTTCGACTACCTGCCTTACGCGCCGCCCGTCTCGAAGGAAGAACAGGACTTCTTGAAGTCCCAGGCCGCTGAGCGCGCCACGAAAATCGCCGCGCTCAAGGCCGCGGCCGGCGCTACGGCGGCCCCGCCCGCGCCCAAACCGGCTCCGGCCGAATAAGCCTCCCCCCACCTCTTATTTCCAACTACTGCCATGAGATTCCGGCTCTCCTGCCTTCTGCTCGCGGCCGCGCTGGCTACCCAGTTCGCCTACGGCCAGGCCCTGCCCTCGATTTCCAGCCCGCGTTACCCGCCCGCCACCGTGAGCGCCCCGGCCCCGCCCGCCCCGGTGCTGCTGCGCCCCTCCCCGGAGCAGCTCAAGCGCGAGCAGCGGGGACTGGCCAAGCCGACCGCGCCCTACGATGCCACGATGCCCTCGGATATGATGGTCAAAGTGGCCGTCTCGGACAGCTCCACT
This window encodes:
- a CDS encoding conjugal transfer protein TraK, producing MQFLTVLSAVTMLVIATLAGFMTAHAYEVSGRRVYVVGPGGTFSALLAAPEAHTEFEVRNLVRQFMQTMYAHDQYTFKQHLDAALPLIDDTDGRRIYAGFKKGQVFENYVHYGARQVLDVDSIVLQLKKRPFMATAYCRQRIFMGDQQSAPTGLAAHFNLIEVDRSEKNPYGLQLTNFDYLPYAPPVSKEEQDFLKSQAAERATKIAALKAAAGATAAPPAPKPAPAE